Proteins encoded together in one Pseudoalteromonas xiamenensis window:
- a CDS encoding ABC transporter substrate-binding protein yields MKAARKVSLVRQIGLILGLLLFSFQSTAIENVTLQLKWTHQFQFAGYYVAKEKGFYKEAGLHVNIVPADPSNPDTFFSVLSGRAQFGLTHSGILQQRLEGKPLVAMAAILQSSPYCWMVKAQSGINGPKDFVNKRVSHISRSENAELLVMLERAGVEAKDLALYAGLHPIRDFQRGIVDALQVYVTNEPFQMAQLGIDVRLICPKRYGLNVYGDILFTSEQLLKNNPELAERFLQASLRGWRYALLNLQEALTITHSRYAKDKTMEQLAYEAEKLSSYISVPGVPIGNMTLNKWEWIADLYGFDRDTSGRSLSGFLLYSRPLDKPVWSWMLIAAVVLTIVSIPMYIYLIFFKQRKYKLMRRQ; encoded by the coding sequence ATGAAAGCAGCGCGCAAGGTTTCGCTCGTTCGCCAAATAGGCCTGATTTTGGGTTTACTGTTGTTTTCATTTCAAAGTACAGCCATCGAAAACGTCACGTTACAGTTAAAATGGACTCACCAATTCCAATTTGCTGGGTATTATGTTGCGAAAGAGAAAGGATTTTACAAAGAAGCGGGCCTGCACGTTAATATCGTCCCCGCAGATCCGAGCAATCCTGATACCTTTTTTAGTGTTTTGTCAGGTCGAGCGCAATTTGGTCTTACACATTCAGGTATTTTGCAGCAACGTTTAGAAGGCAAGCCCCTTGTCGCAATGGCCGCGATTTTACAGTCGTCACCGTATTGTTGGATGGTTAAAGCGCAAAGTGGCATTAATGGCCCAAAAGATTTCGTGAATAAACGAGTGAGTCATATTAGTCGCAGCGAAAATGCGGAGCTGCTGGTCATGCTCGAACGCGCTGGGGTAGAGGCTAAAGACCTTGCCTTGTATGCTGGCTTACATCCTATTCGAGATTTCCAACGTGGTATCGTTGATGCTCTACAAGTTTATGTAACTAACGAGCCTTTTCAAATGGCGCAGCTTGGTATCGACGTGCGGCTTATTTGTCCCAAACGTTACGGATTAAATGTCTACGGAGATATTCTCTTCACGAGCGAACAGCTTCTTAAAAACAACCCAGAACTTGCAGAGCGGTTTTTACAAGCGAGTTTGAGAGGTTGGCGATATGCATTACTCAACCTACAAGAAGCGCTAACTATCACGCATTCGCGTTATGCAAAAGATAAAACCATGGAACAACTTGCTTATGAAGCGGAAAAACTCTCGAGTTATATCTCTGTGCCCGGTGTGCCGATTGGCAATATGACCTTAAATAAGTGGGAATGGATAGCGGATTTGTATGGTTTTGACCGTGATACCTCGGGCCGTTCTTTATCTGGTTTTTTGTTGTACTCTCGACCGTTAGACAAGCCAGTTTGGTCTTGGATGCTGATTGCCGCCGTAGTTCTGACCATTGTTTCAATTCCAATGTATATCTACCTGATTTTCTTTAAGCAGCGAAAATACAAATTAATGAGGCGGCAATGA
- the ilvM gene encoding acetolactate synthase 2 small subunit, which produces MKHQLTLAVKKHSIAIERFLRVARHRGFALTNLELEGATNDELFHVKMTVDSDRPIYLLTTQLSKLVEVKDVQLHTLKQQAI; this is translated from the coding sequence ATGAAACACCAATTGACCCTTGCAGTAAAAAAGCACAGTATCGCGATAGAGCGTTTTTTGCGCGTGGCGCGTCATCGTGGTTTTGCATTGACGAATCTAGAACTTGAAGGCGCTACAAACGACGAACTTTTCCATGTAAAGATGACGGTAGATAGCGATAGACCTATCTATTTACTGACAACCCAACTTAGTAAATTGGTTGAAGTAAAAGATGTACAACTGCATACCTTAAAGCAACAGGCTATTTAA
- the ilvD gene encoding dihydroxy-acid dehydratase, with protein sequence MAKLRSKTTTEGRQRAGARALWRATGMTDADFHKPIIAVVNSYTQFVPGHVHLNQLSELMAETIRDAGGVPREFNTIAIDDGIAMGHGGMLYSLPSRDLIADSVEYMVNAHCADAMVCISNCDKITPGMLLAALRLNIPVIFVSGGPMEAGKTRLADIDIKLDLVDAMVKGADPSVSDADSEQVERSACPTCGSCSGMFTANSMNCLLEALGLALPGNGTTLATHSDRKQLYVAAGQRILALCDEYYGKDNEAVLPRNIANQAAFMNAMTLDIAMGGSSNTVLHLLAAAQEGEVAFDMNDIDRLSRATPFLCKVAPATQQYHIEDVHRAGGIMAILNELARADKLDLSVGHVAGGTLGEVLTRWDAADESNEKAQTFYRAGPAGIRTTQAMSQSYRWESLDLDRQQGCIRSVEHAFRQDGGLAVLKGNLADDGCIVKSAGVVDEMLNFTGTAVVFESQDDAVEGILGGQVKKGDVVVIRYEGPKGGPGMQEMLYPTSYLKSMGLDKYCALLTDGRFSGGTSGLSIGHASPEAASGGVIALVENGDRIQIDIPNRGIHLLVDESELAARHEKQLARGKLAYKPLDRERSVSPALKAYALLATSADKGAVRDLSKLEELS encoded by the coding sequence ATGGCTAAATTACGTAGCAAAACAACAACGGAAGGCAGACAACGAGCAGGCGCTCGCGCGCTTTGGCGCGCAACAGGTATGACTGATGCAGATTTTCACAAGCCAATTATCGCCGTTGTGAATTCTTATACGCAATTCGTACCGGGTCATGTTCACCTTAATCAGCTGAGTGAATTAATGGCGGAAACCATTCGTGATGCGGGTGGTGTGCCAAGAGAATTTAATACGATAGCGATCGATGACGGTATCGCCATGGGGCATGGAGGCATGTTGTATTCATTGCCATCGCGCGATTTAATCGCGGATTCAGTTGAATACATGGTTAATGCGCATTGTGCCGATGCCATGGTGTGTATATCAAACTGTGACAAAATTACCCCTGGAATGTTGTTAGCCGCACTGAGATTAAACATACCTGTGATCTTTGTATCAGGTGGTCCCATGGAAGCAGGTAAAACACGTTTGGCTGACATTGATATTAAACTAGACTTGGTTGATGCGATGGTGAAAGGTGCTGACCCATCGGTGTCAGATGCCGATTCAGAGCAAGTTGAACGTTCTGCGTGCCCAACGTGTGGTTCGTGTTCCGGCATGTTCACGGCCAACTCCATGAACTGCTTGCTTGAAGCGCTAGGTCTTGCGTTGCCAGGCAATGGGACAACCCTTGCTACGCATTCGGATCGCAAGCAATTGTACGTGGCTGCTGGTCAACGTATTTTGGCGCTTTGCGATGAATATTATGGCAAGGACAATGAGGCTGTCCTACCGCGCAATATCGCGAATCAAGCGGCGTTTATGAATGCGATGACACTCGACATCGCAATGGGAGGCTCGTCCAATACAGTGCTGCATTTATTAGCCGCCGCGCAAGAAGGTGAAGTTGCATTCGATATGAATGACATTGACCGTCTATCGCGCGCGACGCCGTTCTTATGTAAAGTTGCGCCCGCAACACAACAGTATCACATTGAAGACGTTCATCGTGCAGGTGGGATCATGGCAATCCTTAATGAATTGGCGCGTGCAGATAAACTTGACTTGTCAGTAGGCCATGTCGCAGGTGGTACTCTAGGTGAGGTGCTAACCCGTTGGGATGCAGCCGATGAATCAAATGAAAAAGCACAAACCTTCTACCGAGCAGGACCTGCGGGGATCCGTACAACACAAGCTATGAGTCAATCTTATCGCTGGGAATCTCTCGACTTAGACCGTCAACAGGGCTGTATTCGCAGTGTAGAACATGCGTTCCGCCAAGATGGTGGTTTGGCTGTGTTAAAAGGCAATTTAGCGGATGATGGCTGTATTGTTAAAAGCGCCGGTGTAGTGGATGAAATGTTGAACTTCACGGGAACGGCAGTTGTGTTTGAATCGCAAGATGATGCTGTCGAAGGTATTTTAGGCGGACAGGTTAAAAAAGGCGATGTCGTGGTCATTCGCTATGAAGGGCCAAAGGGTGGCCCAGGTATGCAAGAAATGTTGTACCCAACGAGCTATCTTAAATCTATGGGCTTAGATAAATACTGTGCCTTATTAACCGATGGACGCTTCTCTGGTGGAACATCAGGTTTATCGATTGGTCATGCATCACCAGAGGCTGCAAGTGGTGGGGTGATTGCATTGGTCGAAAACGGTGACCGCATTCAAATCGATATTCCAAATCGTGGTATCCACTTATTAGTCGATGAGAGTGAACTTGCAGCGCGGCATGAAAAGCAATTAGCGCGTGGTAAATTGGCTTATAAGCCACTTGATCGTGAGCGTTCTGTTAGTCCTGCTTTGAAAGCCTACGCATTGCTTGCCACGAGTGCAGATAAAGGAGCTGTTCGAGATTTAAGTAAACTAGAGGAACTCAGCTAA
- the ilvA gene encoding threonine ammonia-lyase, biosynthetic, translating to MVAQELDYFRAIIQANMEPLAKVTEVSEMAALSEQLGNQVWLKREDQQPVYSFKLRGAFNKLRQLPQGSNVITASAGNHAQGVALSAAHLGHHATIVMPVTTPEIKVNAVRKLGGEVVLFGHHFDAANAHALSLCEKSGAVFVPPFDDKDVIIGQGTIARELMQQLDEVDAVFIPVGGGGLLAGMAVYIKSLRPDIQIIGVEAEDSACLKAALDAGHPVELSSVGSFADGVAVKLIGKETFRLAQKFCDEVVTVTADEICAAVQDIFVATRAIAEPSGALSTAGLKKWCRDNQVRGLNLAAVLSGANLNFDRLRYIAERTALGAKNEALLGVTIKEEKGSFKRFCQALGGRSITEFNYRYAGEGDAQIFVGVGLRNGQIELEQLKAGLVQDGYHFDDLSDNELAKLHIRYMVGGKPPVALQERLLRFEFPEYPGALARFLEMLGSNWNITLFHYRNHGAAQGNVLAGFDITPQQYEEFDAHLARLGYQYQDETENPCFRQYLKTPPSLARKAG from the coding sequence ATGGTTGCTCAAGAACTCGATTATTTTCGGGCTATCATCCAAGCCAATATGGAGCCATTAGCCAAGGTCACTGAAGTCAGCGAAATGGCGGCGTTATCGGAGCAATTAGGTAATCAGGTTTGGCTTAAGCGTGAAGATCAACAACCGGTGTATTCCTTTAAGTTGCGCGGTGCATTTAACAAGCTTAGACAGCTTCCTCAGGGTAGCAACGTGATTACGGCTTCTGCGGGTAATCACGCTCAAGGTGTTGCGCTCTCAGCAGCCCATTTAGGTCATCATGCGACCATCGTTATGCCTGTTACAACGCCCGAAATTAAGGTTAATGCGGTGCGTAAATTGGGTGGTGAAGTCGTGTTGTTTGGACATCATTTTGATGCTGCAAACGCCCATGCCTTATCTCTTTGTGAAAAATCGGGAGCGGTATTTGTGCCGCCTTTCGATGACAAAGACGTAATCATTGGTCAAGGCACTATTGCGCGCGAATTAATGCAGCAGTTGGATGAAGTGGATGCCGTCTTTATTCCTGTTGGCGGTGGTGGGTTACTCGCAGGGATGGCGGTATACATCAAATCGCTTCGTCCCGACATTCAGATCATAGGTGTAGAGGCTGAAGACAGTGCATGTTTAAAAGCCGCGCTAGACGCAGGGCACCCAGTGGAGCTCAGCAGCGTCGGAAGTTTTGCGGACGGCGTTGCCGTAAAGCTTATAGGAAAAGAGACGTTCCGTTTGGCGCAAAAGTTTTGTGATGAAGTGGTCACAGTAACGGCTGACGAAATTTGTGCCGCTGTTCAAGACATTTTTGTTGCGACCCGTGCCATTGCTGAGCCATCAGGGGCGTTGTCGACTGCGGGATTAAAAAAATGGTGCCGAGACAATCAGGTGAGGGGCTTGAACCTTGCAGCGGTGCTGTCGGGTGCGAACTTGAACTTTGATAGGTTGCGCTACATCGCTGAGCGAACCGCTCTCGGGGCGAAGAACGAAGCGCTGTTAGGTGTGACCATTAAAGAAGAAAAAGGGAGTTTTAAACGTTTTTGTCAGGCATTAGGTGGTCGCTCAATAACCGAATTCAACTACCGTTATGCGGGAGAAGGGGATGCTCAGATATTCGTCGGTGTGGGCTTACGCAATGGGCAAATTGAGCTTGAGCAGTTGAAAGCTGGTTTGGTTCAAGATGGTTATCATTTTGACGATCTTTCCGATAACGAACTGGCAAAACTCCACATCCGTTACATGGTTGGTGGCAAACCGCCCGTCGCATTGCAAGAACGCTTGTTGCGCTTCGAATTCCCCGAATATCCAGGCGCGTTGGCGCGCTTTTTAGAAATGTTGGGCAGCAATTGGAATATTACGTTGTTCCATTACCGAAATCATGGTGCCGCACAAGGTAATGTATTGGCTGGATTTGACATCACACCTCAACAGTATGAAGAGTTTGATGCGCATTTGGCGCGACTTGGTTATCAATATCAAGATGAAACGGAGAATCCATGTTTTCGCCAATATTTGAAAACACCACCAAGTCTTGCTCGAAAGGCCGGATAG
- the ilvG gene encoding acetolactate synthase 2 catalytic subunit, whose product MTGAQLVVELLSRQGVKEVFGYPGGAIMPIYDALYGAPVKHYLTRHEQGAGFAAVGYARSTGKLGVCLATSGPGATNLITALADAMMDSVPLLAITGQVPTAAIGSDAFQEVDVLGMSLSCTKHSYMVEHVDELAQVLQEAMHVAQSGRPGPVLVDIPKDIQMAQVPFHPWLAEEFDEHPTVCETQLARANELLAQAQRPVAYVGGGVQSADAQSELMAFLNASKMPAVSTLKALGSVLPSYEYDLGMLGMHGGQAANLAVQQCDLLVCIGARFDDRVTGNLAKFAAKAKVIHLDIDRAEIGKRKPVAAMLHADLKASLPALKPVLSSEAWQQHVQDMMSTHTWRYDFPGEEVYAPRLLNQLSQQLPDNAVVCCDVGQHQMWVAQHMKFTHPSNHLSSGGAGTMGFGLPAAIGAQIARPEDLVLTVSGDGSIMMNIQELATIRRNNLPVKILILDNQRLGMVRQWQQLFFEGRYSETNLSDNPDFVQLAAVFGIPGQTITRGEEVDKAIEALVSSPGPYLLHVCIDDKANVWPLVPPGAANDEMMTENAK is encoded by the coding sequence ATTTGGGTATCCTGGTGGTGCAATTATGCCAATTTACGACGCCCTCTACGGTGCGCCAGTTAAACATTACCTAACGCGTCATGAGCAAGGTGCAGGGTTTGCCGCGGTTGGATATGCACGTAGCACAGGAAAACTTGGCGTATGCCTAGCTACTTCTGGTCCTGGCGCGACAAACCTAATCACGGCACTTGCTGATGCCATGATGGATTCGGTGCCACTACTTGCGATTACAGGACAAGTGCCTACGGCTGCCATCGGTTCTGATGCATTTCAGGAAGTGGACGTGTTAGGTATGTCGCTTTCATGCACGAAACACAGTTACATGGTTGAGCATGTGGACGAGCTCGCTCAAGTATTACAAGAAGCAATGCACGTTGCGCAAAGTGGTCGTCCAGGTCCCGTTTTGGTTGATATTCCGAAAGACATTCAGATGGCGCAAGTACCTTTTCATCCATGGCTAGCGGAAGAGTTTGATGAACACCCCACAGTATGTGAGACGCAATTGGCACGAGCCAACGAACTTTTAGCACAAGCACAGCGTCCTGTGGCCTATGTGGGTGGCGGCGTACAAAGCGCAGATGCACAAAGCGAATTAATGGCGTTTCTTAACGCCTCCAAAATGCCAGCAGTGTCTACGTTGAAAGCGCTTGGCAGCGTACTGCCAAGTTATGAATACGATTTGGGGATGCTTGGCATGCACGGTGGACAAGCGGCGAATCTAGCGGTCCAACAATGCGATCTTTTGGTGTGTATCGGTGCGCGATTTGACGACCGTGTAACGGGAAATTTGGCAAAGTTTGCGGCAAAGGCAAAGGTAATCCACCTAGATATCGACCGGGCTGAAATAGGTAAACGTAAACCCGTTGCGGCAATGTTACATGCGGATTTGAAAGCGTCCTTGCCCGCACTTAAACCCGTGCTCTCTTCTGAGGCGTGGCAACAACATGTGCAAGATATGATGAGTACACATACATGGCGCTATGATTTTCCTGGTGAAGAGGTTTATGCACCAAGGCTTTTGAATCAATTGAGTCAGCAACTTCCCGACAATGCAGTCGTGTGTTGTGATGTTGGGCAACATCAAATGTGGGTTGCTCAACACATGAAGTTTACTCACCCTTCAAATCATTTAAGTAGTGGTGGAGCGGGTACCATGGGATTTGGTCTGCCGGCTGCAATTGGTGCGCAAATCGCCCGTCCTGAGGACTTGGTACTTACTGTATCAGGCGATGGTTCTATTATGATGAACATTCAGGAATTGGCGACAATTCGTCGTAACAACCTTCCTGTAAAAATTCTGATTTTAGATAACCAAAGACTGGGTATGGTTAGACAGTGGCAGCAATTGTTTTTTGAGGGTCGTTATAGTGAAACGAATCTATCTGACAATCCCGATTTCGTTCAACTGGCTGCTGTCTTTGGGATTCCAGGGCAAACCATCACTCGTGGTGAAGAGGTAGATAAAGCAATTGAAGCATTGGTGTCATCGCCGGGCCCTTATCTACTTCATGTGTGTATAGATGACAAAGCAAACGTATGGCCACTTGTACCACCAGGGGCTGCAAACGATGAAATGATGACGGAGAACGCGAAATGA